One stretch of Actinacidiphila sp. DG2A-62 DNA includes these proteins:
- a CDS encoding RICIN domain-containing protein produces the protein MRIETRRRRGLARIGVVMAAVAALAIAVTAAPANAAAPAATPAGARKAAGTVSPADGIGNPTLRFANVNSGLCLAYDPESRGAARQEGCGDDNTVFWEAASNGNGAYELIDLHNNQCLSIAGGSRADGATVFVYNCANTADQLFTLVPEFAGYPGAYELVNVNSGKCVAVGGARKDYDAWVIQWSCAPSGEFMWRPY, from the coding sequence GTGCGCATCGAAACCCGACGCCGACGCGGCCTGGCCCGCATCGGCGTGGTCATGGCCGCCGTCGCGGCCCTCGCCATCGCCGTGACCGCAGCGCCGGCGAACGCCGCCGCGCCCGCGGCGACCCCCGCCGGCGCGCGCAAGGCCGCCGGGACGGTCTCGCCGGCCGACGGCATCGGCAATCCGACGCTCAGATTCGCCAACGTCAACAGCGGCCTGTGCCTGGCCTACGACCCGGAGTCGCGGGGCGCGGCGCGCCAGGAGGGCTGCGGCGACGACAACACCGTCTTCTGGGAGGCCGCGAGCAACGGCAACGGCGCGTACGAGCTGATCGACCTGCACAACAACCAGTGCCTGTCCATCGCGGGCGGGTCCCGCGCCGACGGGGCGACGGTCTTCGTCTACAACTGCGCCAACACCGCCGACCAGCTCTTCACCCTGGTCCCGGAGTTCGCCGGCTACCCGGGCGCCTACGAGCTGGTGAACGTCAACAGCGGCAAGTGCGTGGCCGTCGGCGGCGCGCGCAAGGACTACGACGCCTGGGTCATCCAGTGGTCCTGCGCGCCGAGCGGCGAGTTCATGTGGCGTCCGTACTGA
- a CDS encoding tetratricopeptide repeat protein has product MVISAIDGMGGVGKSALAVHAAHRLAERFPDGQLFLDLYGFTQGKAPRDPGDALAALLGGLGVPPQRIPGDVDARAALYRDRLSGTRTLVVLDNAADEDQVRPLLPAAGGCLVLITSRRRLTSLDDALPLSLDVLPVDAAVALLREASRHDTGSADESLWHQVAERCGRLPLALLIAAALLRTGGKAWDLRRLLHRLASRRSGDELAGYTVTGRSLAAVFDLSYRELSQRQRLLFRRLGLLPGPEIDAYAAAALLDADLDEADLLVQQLSDHSLLLGAAPGRYRVHDLIRAHARTLAAADPEDQREQARDRLFAYYQHTARRAGVLLDRVPRQGPGGPAPRHAPALPDEQSARTWLRVERAGLEGAFEQAHGRGMGAHTVALAAGLAQIMVTDGPWARALAVHETAAGHLGDRRGRAGALTDLGRVRRLTGDASGAADALGLALRLHAEVDEPLGRAGALVELVRVRHLTGDYAGAGEALAQALRLYRGLGNRHGQATVFAELGRVRYLTGEFTGAADALTRSLGLYRELGNRQGQATALSELGRVHSFVGDLAAAADALARALELNRELGNRQGQATALTDLGAVRRLAGDHTGAADALAQALQLYRDLGHRHGQALALAESGVVRRLAGDHTGAADALTRALRLYRELGHRGDEAWALNHYGTLLLAMGDRPRALALHLRALAVHRELSKHDDEAVSLEGIAECHLDAGDTVHGADRLRQALEIYRRLGMRPDADRVRARLTDVTGSGRSS; this is encoded by the coding sequence GTGGTGATCTCTGCCATCGACGGCATGGGCGGGGTGGGCAAGAGCGCGCTGGCCGTCCACGCCGCGCACCGGCTGGCCGAGCGCTTCCCGGACGGCCAGCTCTTCCTCGACCTGTACGGCTTCACGCAGGGGAAGGCGCCGCGCGATCCCGGCGACGCGCTGGCCGCGCTGCTGGGCGGTCTCGGCGTCCCGCCCCAGCGGATCCCCGGGGACGTCGACGCCCGCGCCGCGCTCTACCGCGACCGCCTGTCGGGCACCCGCACCCTGGTGGTCCTGGACAACGCCGCCGACGAGGACCAGGTACGCCCGCTGCTGCCCGCCGCCGGAGGCTGCCTGGTGCTGATCACCAGCCGCCGGCGCCTGACGTCCCTGGACGACGCCCTGCCGCTGTCCTTGGACGTGCTGCCGGTCGACGCGGCGGTGGCACTGCTGCGCGAGGCGTCCCGGCACGACACCGGGTCGGCCGACGAGTCCCTGTGGCACCAGGTCGCCGAGCGATGCGGACGCCTGCCGCTGGCCCTGCTGATCGCCGCCGCCCTGCTGCGCACCGGCGGCAAGGCGTGGGACCTGCGGCGGCTGCTCCACCGGCTCGCCTCGCGGCGCTCCGGCGACGAGCTGGCCGGGTACACGGTCACCGGCCGCAGCCTCGCCGCGGTGTTCGACCTGTCCTACCGGGAGCTGTCGCAGCGGCAGCGGCTGCTCTTCCGCCGCCTGGGCCTGCTGCCGGGACCGGAGATCGACGCCTACGCGGCCGCCGCCCTGCTGGACGCCGACCTGGACGAGGCCGACCTGCTGGTGCAGCAACTGTCCGACCACAGCCTGCTGCTCGGCGCGGCCCCGGGCCGCTACCGCGTGCACGACCTGATCCGGGCGCACGCCCGTACCCTGGCCGCCGCCGATCCCGAGGACCAGCGCGAGCAGGCCCGCGACCGCCTGTTCGCCTACTATCAGCACACCGCACGGCGCGCCGGCGTCCTCCTCGACCGCGTCCCGCGGCAGGGACCCGGCGGTCCCGCGCCCCGCCACGCGCCCGCCCTGCCGGACGAGCAGAGCGCGCGGACCTGGCTGCGCGTCGAGCGCGCCGGCCTGGAGGGCGCCTTCGAGCAGGCGCACGGCCGCGGCATGGGGGCGCACACCGTGGCGCTGGCCGCCGGGCTGGCCCAGATCATGGTGACGGACGGGCCGTGGGCCCGCGCGCTCGCCGTGCACGAGACGGCCGCCGGGCACCTCGGCGACCGCCGCGGCCGGGCCGGCGCGCTGACCGATCTCGGCCGCGTGCGGCGTCTGACCGGGGACGCCTCCGGCGCGGCCGACGCGCTCGGCCTGGCGCTGCGGCTGCACGCCGAGGTGGACGAACCCCTGGGCCGGGCGGGCGCGTTGGTCGAACTCGTGCGCGTGCGGCACCTCACCGGCGACTACGCCGGCGCGGGCGAGGCGCTCGCGCAGGCCCTCCGGCTCTACCGCGGCCTGGGCAACCGGCACGGACAGGCCACCGTGTTCGCCGAGCTGGGGCGGGTGCGGTATCTGACCGGGGAGTTCACCGGCGCGGCCGACGCGCTCACGCGGTCGCTCGGGCTCTACCGCGAGCTCGGCAACCGCCAGGGGCAGGCCACCGCCTTGTCCGAACTGGGGCGCGTGCACTCCTTCGTCGGGGACCTCGCCGCGGCCGCCGACGCCCTCGCCCGGGCCCTGGAGCTCAACCGCGAGCTGGGCAACCGCCAGGGTCAGGCGACCGCCCTGACCGACCTGGGCGCGGTGCGGCGGCTGGCCGGCGACCACACGGGCGCCGCCGACGCACTCGCCCAGGCTCTCCAGCTCTACCGCGACTTGGGCCACCGGCACGGCCAGGCCCTCGCCCTGGCCGAGTCGGGCGTGGTGCGGCGGCTGGCCGGCGACCACACGGGCGCCGCCGACGCGCTCACCCGGGCCCTCCGGCTCTACCGCGAGCTGGGCCACCGCGGCGACGAGGCCTGGGCGCTCAACCACTACGGCACACTGCTCCTCGCCATGGGCGACCGGCCCCGGGCCCTCGCGCTGCACCTGCGGGCCCTGGCCGTGCACCGTGAGTTGAGCAAGCACGACGACGAGGCCGTCTCCCTCGAAGGCATCGCCGAGTGCCACCTCGACGCCGGCGACACCGTCCACGGCGCCGACCGTCTGCGTCAGGCGCTGGAGATCTACCGGCGCCTCGGCATGCGCCCGGACGCCGACCGCGTCCGCGCCCGCCTCACCGACGTGACCGGAAGCGGGCGCTCGTCGTGA
- a CDS encoding GNAT family N-acetyltransferase: protein MTEYVLDDSPGRTRWQVDFEQRRRASYTAVGLGTAAADRMLEHLRETAAEWTVARIVDAGAVVGHVAVAVSDDDGTLAGRIGDLHVDAEHAGRGFEEAAREWAEQWCADRGAHRVDVALTEPGGELFAGYGLRAQTRARLADPPPQAPGGVTARRMTEADFTAWLSAERASYVAGIVRAGALSREDAVRKSDRDFARLLPDGLATPDTTLLVLEAASGEPIGTGWLRHGHLPGVTYGYSLHVHEQHRGKGYGRAAMAVGERATLAAGDTTLMFTVWGGNDVAMSLYTSAGYGVVEENRSLDLPRTAV, encoded by the coding sequence ATGACGGAATACGTTCTCGACGACAGCCCCGGCCGCACACGGTGGCAGGTGGACTTCGAGCAGCGGCGGCGCGCCTCCTACACCGCGGTCGGGCTCGGTACGGCCGCGGCGGATCGCATGCTGGAGCACCTGCGGGAGACCGCCGCCGAGTGGACCGTCGCCCGGATCGTGGACGCCGGTGCGGTGGTCGGACACGTCGCCGTCGCCGTGTCCGACGACGACGGCACGCTTGCGGGCCGCATCGGCGACCTCCACGTCGACGCCGAGCACGCGGGCCGAGGATTCGAAGAGGCCGCGCGGGAGTGGGCCGAGCAGTGGTGCGCGGACCGCGGTGCACATCGGGTGGACGTGGCCCTCACCGAGCCCGGCGGCGAACTCTTCGCCGGCTACGGCCTGCGCGCCCAGACGAGGGCGCGGCTCGCCGACCCGCCGCCGCAGGCGCCCGGAGGCGTCACCGCCCGGCGGATGACCGAGGCCGACTTCACGGCCTGGCTGTCCGCCGAGCGGGCGTCGTACGTCGCGGGGATCGTCAGGGCAGGAGCCCTGAGCCGGGAGGACGCGGTACGCAAGTCCGACCGCGACTTCGCGCGGCTCCTCCCCGACGGCCTGGCGACGCCCGACACCACGCTCCTGGTGCTCGAAGCCGCGAGCGGTGAGCCGATCGGCACCGGCTGGCTGAGGCACGGGCACCTGCCCGGGGTCACGTACGGCTACTCGCTGCACGTCCACGAGCAGCACCGCGGCAAGGGCTACGGGCGGGCGGCGATGGCGGTCGGCGAGCGCGCCACGCTCGCCGCCGGCGACACGACGCTGATGTTCACCGTGTGGGGCGGCAACGACGTGGCGATGAGCCTGTACACCAGCGCCGGCTACGGCGTGGTGGAGGAGAACCGCTCCCTCGACCTGCCACGCACCGCGGTCTGA
- a CDS encoding MFS transporter: protein MSAPTIPAAPPIDARRGLWGRQLDRYPGNGARALYLGIIVVSTVTLYYELFVQNAVSTQIAANLHMSLAYFIAVIVTGYGLGAVGSVVAGLADRWGRANLVVYGLALTGGLVLFGLPNAHTKLTYLVLFGLVSIVEGVVLVASPALVRDFSPQVGRASAMGLWTLGPVVGSLLVTEVSSNTLTSHPDWQYQFRFCGVVGLGVFVIAFVGLRELAPRLRDQLMVSLRDQAVVEARARGVDPDRAVDGRWRQVLRTDVIGPAFGIGAFLLFFYMAVGLFVVFYTTTFGYSLARANALGNWYWGLQAVALVIAGVVSDRLRVRKPFMVVGAAVSAVGVALFALATTHADTGYYHFAWIIALISVGSAIALSAWMAAFTETVEKHSPAATATGLAIWGAMLRVIVVATLGSVTFAIPAAETLVDHGPQVEAAVAGKDPNLSASQNAIVKAVAADPGIAARAQQLAARDSAEVATAARLSPSVSTALIAHPDDQKAQAAALSQISGKPVGEIARVMTLSTRYRAQLATAATLDPATQTALATGATDPATLAKAVGEIAAGLHVPVATATADLQALAEVPPADLVLLRTDGPAVQQARAKLTALAAVPPADLTFLNTYGRGLKDPAVASALASLQKEAPAVRKATEDGPEQWQRWWWLCFIGQLVFLPSIWLLAGRWSPAKARADAAAHNSAVARELAALAAERAEGRQAG from the coding sequence ATGTCAGCACCGACCATCCCGGCCGCGCCGCCGATCGACGCCCGGCGCGGGCTGTGGGGACGCCAACTCGACCGGTATCCCGGGAACGGAGCGCGCGCGCTCTATCTCGGCATCATCGTGGTGAGCACGGTGACGCTGTACTACGAGCTCTTCGTGCAGAACGCGGTCTCGACGCAGATCGCCGCGAACCTGCACATGTCGCTGGCGTACTTCATCGCCGTGATCGTGACCGGTTACGGGCTCGGCGCCGTGGGATCGGTCGTCGCCGGGCTCGCGGACCGCTGGGGCCGCGCGAACCTGGTGGTCTACGGACTGGCCCTGACCGGAGGGCTGGTGCTGTTCGGGCTGCCGAACGCGCACACCAAGCTGACGTACCTGGTGCTGTTCGGACTGGTCAGCATCGTCGAGGGCGTCGTCCTGGTGGCCAGCCCGGCGCTGGTGCGGGACTTCTCGCCGCAGGTCGGCCGGGCCTCGGCGATGGGCCTGTGGACGCTGGGGCCGGTGGTCGGCTCGCTGTTGGTGACCGAGGTCTCCAGCAACACCCTCACCTCGCACCCCGACTGGCAGTACCAGTTCCGGTTCTGCGGCGTCGTGGGTCTGGGGGTGTTCGTGATCGCGTTCGTGGGCCTGCGGGAGCTGGCGCCGCGGCTGCGCGACCAGTTGATGGTCAGCCTGCGGGACCAGGCCGTGGTCGAGGCGCGGGCCCGCGGGGTCGACCCGGACCGGGCCGTGGACGGCCGGTGGCGGCAGGTGCTGCGGACCGACGTGATCGGACCGGCGTTCGGGATCGGCGCCTTCCTGCTGTTCTTCTACATGGCCGTCGGCCTGTTCGTGGTCTTCTACACCACGACCTTCGGCTACAGCCTGGCCCGCGCCAACGCCCTGGGCAACTGGTACTGGGGTCTGCAGGCCGTCGCTCTGGTCATCGCCGGCGTGGTGTCCGACCGGCTGCGCGTGCGCAAGCCGTTCATGGTGGTCGGCGCGGCCGTCAGCGCCGTCGGCGTGGCGCTGTTCGCCCTGGCCACCACGCACGCCGACACCGGCTACTACCACTTCGCGTGGATCATCGCGCTCATCTCGGTCGGCAGCGCGATCGCCCTCTCCGCGTGGATGGCCGCTTTCACCGAGACCGTGGAGAAGCACAGCCCGGCCGCCACCGCCACCGGCCTGGCGATCTGGGGCGCGATGCTGCGCGTCATCGTCGTGGCGACCCTGGGCTCGGTGACCTTCGCGATCCCCGCCGCCGAGACCCTGGTGGACCACGGGCCGCAGGTCGAAGCCGCGGTGGCGGGCAAGGACCCGAACCTGAGCGCGTCGCAGAACGCGATCGTCAAGGCGGTGGCGGCGGACCCGGGCATCGCGGCCAGGGCGCAGCAGCTGGCCGCGCGGGACTCCGCCGAGGTCGCGACCGCCGCGCGCCTGTCACCGTCCGTCTCCACTGCCCTGATCGCGCACCCGGACGACCAGAAGGCGCAGGCCGCGGCGCTGAGCCAGATCTCCGGCAAACCGGTCGGCGAGATCGCCCGGGTGATGACGCTCAGCACGCGCTACCGGGCGCAGCTCGCCACCGCCGCCACCCTCGACCCGGCCACCCAGACCGCCCTGGCCACCGGCGCCACCGACCCGGCCACCCTGGCCAAGGCCGTCGGCGAGATAGCGGCCGGACTGCACGTGCCGGTCGCCACGGCGACCGCGGACCTGCAGGCGCTGGCCGAGGTCCCGCCGGCCGACCTCGTCCTGCTGCGCACCGACGGGCCCGCCGTCCAGCAGGCGCGCGCGAAACTCACCGCGCTGGCCGCGGTCCCGCCGGCCGATCTGACGTTCCTGAACACCTACGGCCGCGGCCTGAAGGACCCCGCGGTCGCGTCCGCGCTGGCCTCCCTGCAGAAGGAGGCGCCGGCGGTGCGGAAGGCGACCGAGGACGGCCCGGAGCAGTGGCAGCGTTGGTGGTGGCTCTGCTTCATCGGCCAACTGGTCTTCCTGCCGTCCATCTGGCTGCTCGCCGGACGCTGGAGCCCCGCCAAGGCCCGCGCCGACGCCGCCGCGCACAACAGCGCGGTCGCCCGCGAACTCGCGGCGCTGGCGGCCGAACGGGCGGAAGGACGACAGGCCGGCTGA